Proteins encoded within one genomic window of Nonomuraea gerenzanensis:
- a CDS encoding DMT family transporter, producing MLFFVLLALVNGVLIGASRTINGQLSTRAGAFRASVWNHVVGFAFLSVVLLVLRVWPDVTDVPVAAYAGGVFGALFVAVNSYVFPRLGAMSASVLVISGQVLSAVVIDWVQQGAPAPLRVIGVALVLLGLSLPRVMARLRREEPRD from the coding sequence ATGCTCTTCTTCGTACTGCTCGCGCTGGTCAACGGCGTGCTCATCGGCGCCAGCCGGACCATCAACGGCCAGCTCAGCACCCGGGCGGGGGCGTTCAGGGCGTCCGTGTGGAACCATGTGGTGGGCTTCGCCTTCCTCAGCGTGGTTCTGCTCGTCCTGCGCGTCTGGCCGGACGTGACGGACGTGCCCGTCGCCGCGTACGCGGGCGGGGTGTTCGGGGCGCTCTTCGTGGCGGTCAACAGTTACGTCTTCCCCAGGCTGGGTGCGATGAGCGCGTCGGTGCTGGTGATCAGCGGGCAGGTGCTTTCCGCCGTGGTGATCGACTGGGTTCAGCAGGGGGCGCCGGCGCCGCTCAGGGTGATCGGCGTGGCCCTCGTGCTGCTGGGGCTGAGCCTGCCGCGCGTCATGGCCCGCTTGCGGCGCGAGGAGCCCCGGGACTGA
- a CDS encoding phytanoyl-CoA dioxygenase family protein, whose protein sequence is MTDTPTTRFYREHGYLLVRGLIGKDEAKAYREECHAVLSRLRPYDPTWGSARRLAGIATELRHCHDAQFHSAAFARLMLDPRFTDVAADLIGSRNVQLHHTKIFVKPAEKGSPFPLHQDAAHFPHTRHTVGAAIFHFDDAPEEKGCVRVVPGSHRHGPLPHVEEGGWHLPPERWPLEQAVPVEAEAGDVLFLSYLTVHGSGVNRSAEARTTLLVQFRDPRDRPADDVHHSRGQGMMLRGFDPTAGQ, encoded by the coding sequence ATGACCGACACTCCGACGACCCGGTTCTACCGGGAACACGGTTACCTGCTCGTCAGGGGCCTGATCGGCAAGGACGAGGCGAAGGCCTACCGCGAGGAGTGCCACGCGGTGCTGTCGCGGTTACGCCCGTACGATCCCACCTGGGGCAGCGCCAGGCGGCTGGCCGGCATCGCCACCGAGCTGCGGCACTGCCACGACGCCCAGTTCCACTCGGCCGCGTTCGCCCGGCTCATGCTCGACCCCCGCTTCACCGACGTGGCGGCGGACCTGATCGGGTCGCGGAACGTCCAGCTCCACCACACCAAGATCTTCGTCAAGCCGGCCGAGAAGGGCTCGCCGTTCCCCCTGCACCAGGATGCCGCGCACTTCCCGCACACCCGCCACACGGTCGGCGCGGCCATCTTCCACTTCGACGACGCCCCCGAGGAGAAGGGCTGCGTGCGGGTCGTGCCGGGCAGCCACAGGCACGGGCCGCTGCCGCACGTCGAGGAGGGCGGCTGGCACCTGCCGCCGGAGCGGTGGCCGCTGGAGCAGGCGGTGCCGGTCGAGGCGGAGGCGGGGGACGTGCTGTTCCTCAGCTACCTGACCGTGCACGGGTCCGGCGTCAACCGGTCGGCCGAGGCCCGTACGACGCTGCTCGTCCAGTTCCGCGACCCCCGCGACCGGCCCGCCGACGACGTGCACCACTCGCGCGGGCAGGGCATGATGCTGCGCGGCTTCGACCCGACGGCCGGGCAGTGA
- a CDS encoding aldo/keto reductase, translating to MDYERQPYRRCGRSGLLLPAVSLGLWHNFGEGKPLETQRAILHKAFDLGITHFDIADRYGPPIGAAEAAFGRLLPKSLRDEVVVTTKGFNPMWDGPYGVGGSRKHLLATLDRSLARLGLDYVDIFYLHRDDEETPLEEQVATLDHMVRTGRALYVGVSNFSPERTAQAARLLRSLGTPLLVHQPPYSLLNRHIEESLLGVLEEEGVGCVVYSPLAQGLLTDRYLNGIPADSRAAEGRFLTPDRVTPEVLAFVRSLAELAASRGQTVAQLALAWALRDPRITSVLVGASSPEQLEANVAAVDRLDFTEDELAGIDRAAKEAGVQA from the coding sequence TTGGACTACGAACGCCAGCCGTACAGAAGGTGCGGCCGCAGCGGACTGCTCCTGCCCGCCGTGTCGCTCGGCCTCTGGCACAACTTCGGCGAGGGCAAGCCGCTGGAGACCCAGCGCGCGATCCTGCACAAGGCCTTCGACCTGGGCATCACGCACTTCGACATCGCCGACCGCTACGGCCCGCCCATCGGCGCCGCCGAGGCCGCCTTCGGCAGGCTCCTGCCGAAGTCCCTGCGTGACGAGGTCGTGGTCACCACCAAGGGCTTCAACCCCATGTGGGACGGCCCGTACGGCGTGGGCGGCTCGCGCAAGCACCTGCTGGCCACCCTCGACCGCTCGCTGGCCCGGCTCGGCCTCGACTACGTGGACATCTTCTACCTGCACCGCGACGACGAGGAGACGCCGCTGGAGGAGCAGGTCGCCACGCTGGACCACATGGTCCGCACCGGCCGCGCCCTCTACGTCGGCGTCTCGAACTTCTCCCCCGAGCGCACCGCCCAGGCCGCCCGCCTGCTGCGCTCCCTCGGCACCCCGCTGCTGGTGCACCAGCCGCCGTACTCGCTGCTGAACCGGCACATCGAGGAGTCGCTGCTCGGCGTGCTGGAGGAGGAGGGCGTCGGGTGCGTGGTGTACTCGCCGCTGGCCCAGGGCCTGCTGACCGACCGCTACCTGAACGGCATCCCGGCCGACTCGCGGGCGGCCGAGGGCCGGTTCCTGACGCCTGACCGGGTGACGCCCGAGGTGCTGGCGTTCGTGCGGTCGCTGGCGGAGCTGGCCGCCTCGCGCGGGCAGACGGTGGCGCAGCTCGCGCTGGCGTGGGCGCTGCGGGACCCGCGCATCACCTCCGTGCTCGTCGGCGCCTCCAGCCCCGAGCAGCTCGAGGCGAACGTGGCGGCGGTGGACCGGCTGGACTTCACCGAGGACGAGCTGGCCGGCATCGACCGGGCCGCCAAGGAGGCCGGCGTCCAGGCGTGA
- a CDS encoding alpha/beta hydrolase, with amino-acid sequence MRAGAALAVALALLALGCVPAPVLPETRVDGVRIVEQERAGERGQSLSVLSRALGRETPVRVLLPRGWTPGSGPWPVLYLLHGCCGASHLGWVEEGGAERLTDGLPAIVVVPEGGRVGFYSDWVRGPQWETFHIEELIPLIEAEFGAGPDRAVAGLSMGGLGAMVYAARHPGLFRAAASFSGVLDTTGDGSGVRRLLRENGEDPAALWGEPDGQAWEAHNPARLAARLGGVPLYVSCGDGRPGPLDPPGATADFEGALLRQAAVFAERARAAGAQVTTDFYGAGTHTWPYWERALERALPMLRAALGA; translated from the coding sequence GTGAGGGCCGGGGCCGCCCTCGCGGTGGCGCTCGCGCTGCTGGCACTGGGCTGCGTGCCCGCCCCGGTGCTGCCCGAGACCCGGGTCGACGGCGTGCGCATCGTCGAGCAGGAGCGGGCGGGCGAGCGCGGGCAGTCGCTCAGCGTCCTGTCCAGGGCGCTCGGCCGCGAGACCCCCGTACGCGTGCTGCTGCCGCGCGGCTGGACCCCCGGCTCCGGGCCCTGGCCGGTGCTCTACCTGCTGCACGGCTGCTGCGGCGCGAGCCATCTCGGCTGGGTGGAGGAGGGCGGCGCGGAGCGGCTCACCGACGGGCTGCCCGCCATCGTGGTGGTGCCGGAGGGCGGCCGGGTCGGCTTCTACTCCGACTGGGTACGCGGCCCGCAGTGGGAGACCTTCCACATCGAGGAGCTGATCCCGCTGATCGAGGCCGAGTTCGGCGCCGGGCCCGACCGGGCGGTGGCCGGGCTGTCGATGGGCGGGCTGGGCGCCATGGTCTACGCCGCCCGCCACCCCGGCCTGTTCCGCGCCGCCGCGTCCTTCTCCGGCGTGCTCGACACCACCGGCGACGGCTCCGGCGTGCGCCGGCTGCTCCGCGAGAACGGCGAGGACCCCGCCGCCCTGTGGGGCGAGCCGGACGGGCAGGCGTGGGAGGCGCACAACCCCGCCCGCCTGGCCGCGCGGCTGGGCGGGGTGCCGCTCTACGTGTCCTGCGGCGACGGGCGGCCGGGGCCGCTGGACCCACCGGGCGCCACGGCCGACTTCGAGGGCGCGCTGCTGCGGCAGGCGGCCGTCTTCGCCGAGCGGGCGCGCGCGGCGGGCGCGCAGGTCACCACCGACTTCTACGGGGCGGGCACGCACACCTGGCCCTACTGGGAGCGGGCGCTGGAGCGGGCCCTGCCGATGTTGCGCGCCGCCCTGGGCGCCTGA
- a CDS encoding nucleoside 2-deoxyribosyltransferase domain-containing protein encodes MNGYYSGYYEAPDYYSPAAGDPPAVFLAGGITGVADWQREAARVLGRCGAVVLNPRRRDFPMGDPDAAPAQIAWEHHHLHLPGVLTMFWFPPGDSTQPIALLELGAALDNPARAIVAGADPGYPRVADVRWQTRLARPDEIVHDTLAGTLAAVRDRLTTRSGAS; translated from the coding sequence ATGAACGGTTACTACAGCGGTTACTACGAGGCGCCCGACTACTACTCGCCCGCGGCCGGCGACCCGCCCGCGGTGTTCCTGGCCGGCGGGATCACCGGGGTGGCCGACTGGCAGCGGGAGGCGGCGCGGGTGCTCGGCCGGTGCGGGGCTGTCGTGCTCAACCCGCGCCGCCGTGACTTTCCGATGGGGGATCCGGACGCGGCGCCGGCACAGATCGCGTGGGAGCATCACCATCTGCATCTGCCGGGGGTGCTGACCATGTTCTGGTTCCCGCCGGGGGACAGCACGCAGCCGATCGCGCTGCTGGAGCTGGGGGCGGCGCTGGACAACCCGGCGCGGGCGATCGTGGCGGGGGCGGATCCCGGGTATCCGCGCGTGGCGGACGTGCGCTGGCAGACGCGCCTCGCGCGGCCGGACGAGATCGTGCACGACACGCTCGCCGGCACGCTGGCCGCCGTCCGCGACCGCCTCACGACGCGATCCGGCGCGTCCTGA
- a CDS encoding CHAT domain-containing protein, with translation MRDSGRAGTLREQAERLHRLSVEATDNGRPALAARRLRQALDLLGWAAPSTEHTGDDSLLARLLTSLAHAEAEQGRSELGMELLDEAQRRARAGELAIVHAQRGLMHLRMGSSTQALRELDIAAPMLSVDGDRVELARVLLNRSVIHITTGHVRQARDDARRSAQLAHAHGHPVIAAKALHNDGYCDLLLGDVPAALSVFARVERLYQEVNPGFLPVLALDRARALLAVGLTDEAGHTLDRAIDGFRRQRLMQDYAEAELARAQCALDAGRHAEARDWARRAETHFRRRGSEAWARRAELMRLRSDLAQGTAPRSVARRARDLAARFAQLAMPDDGEMARLVSVRAHIAAGHLTAAESAACPSAATADGTATGPSSSPLHNVRPSPGEGPSGGTTARGGGRGRGEPLDVRLMRRLAEAELAGAQGHRGQALRKVRSGLALIDSHRGTLGSLDMLTGVAALGADLAAHGLRAALAGSSPRQVFAWSERCRAQAFRFRPTRAPEDDQTAEALAELRQLAQQMHADEAAGRRRPALRRRCLELEQVIRERGWQLPGVGERLAPATVAAVHEALAEDGLALVSLLNVGGGLLAVVLVNGRCHLHRLSAYEPVAEAARRLAGDLNAQAGRNLRPALKAVIEASIQRQLGVIAGALAAPLRQALSGARGIVLIPTMGLSAVPWGLLPDLRGRPLAVAPSALVWLAARRAAEPFVQDGSSSVLVAGPDLEHAEREIERLGAVHPKAHTLRGERATVSATLSALDGASFAHFATHGHHERENVLFSRLDLADGPLMAHDLQRLDRTPGHVVLSACDVGQAVVRAGDELLGFTAALLYLGTSTVISSLTRVPDAVAEQVMVAYHRGVALGASPADALAAAAEGEPACTFVCFGAG, from the coding sequence ATGCGAGACAGCGGGCGTGCGGGCACGCTCCGCGAGCAGGCGGAACGACTGCACAGGCTCAGCGTCGAGGCGACCGACAACGGCCGCCCGGCCCTTGCCGCCCGCAGGCTCCGCCAGGCCCTCGACCTGCTCGGCTGGGCCGCCCCCTCCACCGAACATACCGGCGACGACAGCCTGCTCGCCCGCCTGCTGACCAGCCTCGCGCATGCCGAGGCCGAGCAGGGGCGCAGCGAGCTGGGGATGGAGCTGCTCGACGAGGCCCAGCGCCGCGCCCGCGCCGGGGAGCTGGCCATCGTGCACGCACAGCGCGGGCTGATGCACCTGCGCATGGGCTCCAGCACCCAGGCGCTGCGCGAGCTGGACATCGCCGCCCCCATGCTGTCGGTGGACGGCGACCGCGTCGAGCTGGCCAGGGTGCTGCTCAACCGGTCGGTCATCCACATCACGACCGGCCACGTCCGCCAGGCCAGGGACGACGCCCGCAGGAGCGCCCAGCTCGCGCACGCCCACGGCCATCCCGTGATCGCGGCCAAGGCCCTGCACAACGACGGCTACTGCGACCTGCTGCTCGGCGACGTGCCGGCCGCGCTGAGCGTGTTCGCCCGGGTGGAGCGGCTCTACCAGGAGGTCAACCCGGGCTTCCTGCCCGTGCTCGCCCTCGACCGGGCCCGCGCGCTGCTCGCCGTCGGCCTGACCGACGAGGCGGGCCACACGCTCGACCGGGCCATCGACGGCTTCCGCAGGCAGCGTCTGATGCAGGACTACGCCGAGGCCGAGCTGGCCAGGGCTCAGTGCGCGCTCGACGCCGGCCGGCACGCCGAGGCCCGCGACTGGGCCAGGCGGGCCGAGACCCACTTCCGGCGGCGGGGCAGCGAGGCGTGGGCCCGCCGCGCCGAGCTCATGCGCCTGCGCTCCGACCTGGCCCAGGGCACCGCTCCCCGGTCGGTGGCCAGGCGCGCCCGGGACCTGGCGGCCCGCTTCGCGCAGCTCGCGATGCCGGACGACGGGGAGATGGCCCGGCTCGTCTCGGTACGCGCCCACATCGCGGCCGGTCACCTCACGGCCGCCGAATCGGCCGCCTGTCCATCTGCGGCGACCGCCGACGGGACCGCCACCGGCCCATCGTCCTCGCCCCTCCACAACGTGCGTCCGTCCCCGGGCGAGGGGCCGTCCGGCGGGACGACGGCCCGTGGCGGTGGACGGGGCAGGGGCGAGCCGCTGGACGTGCGCCTGATGCGGCGCCTGGCGGAGGCCGAGCTGGCCGGCGCGCAGGGCCACCGCGGTCAGGCACTGCGCAAGGTCCGCTCGGGCCTGGCCCTCATCGACTCCCACCGAGGCACCCTGGGCAGCCTCGACATGCTCACCGGCGTGGCCGCCCTGGGCGCCGACCTGGCGGCCCACGGCCTGCGGGCGGCCCTGGCGGGCAGCTCGCCACGGCAGGTGTTCGCCTGGTCCGAGCGCTGCCGGGCGCAGGCGTTCCGGTTCCGCCCCACGCGCGCCCCCGAGGACGACCAGACCGCCGAGGCGCTGGCCGAGCTGCGCCAGCTCGCCCAGCAGATGCACGCCGACGAGGCCGCCGGCCGCCGCCGCCCCGCGCTGCGCAGGCGCTGCCTGGAGCTGGAGCAGGTGATCAGGGAGCGCGGCTGGCAACTGCCCGGCGTCGGCGAGCGGCTGGCCCCCGCCACGGTGGCCGCCGTGCACGAGGCGCTGGCGGAGGACGGGCTCGCGCTGGTCAGCCTGCTGAACGTGGGCGGCGGGCTGCTCGCCGTGGTGCTCGTGAACGGCCGCTGTCACCTGCACAGGCTCAGCGCGTACGAACCGGTGGCGGAGGCGGCGCGGCGCCTGGCGGGAGACCTCAACGCGCAGGCGGGACGCAACCTGCGGCCCGCGCTGAAAGCGGTGATCGAAGCCTCGATCCAGCGCCAGCTCGGCGTGATCGCCGGCGCGCTCGCGGCTCCGCTGCGGCAGGCGCTGTCCGGCGCCAGGGGCATCGTGCTGATCCCGACGATGGGCCTGTCCGCCGTGCCCTGGGGGCTGCTGCCCGACCTGCGCGGCAGGCCGCTGGCGGTGGCGCCGTCCGCGCTGGTGTGGCTGGCGGCCAGGCGCGCGGCCGAGCCGTTCGTCCAGGACGGCAGCTCGTCGGTCCTGGTCGCCGGGCCGGACCTGGAGCACGCCGAGCGCGAGATCGAGCGGCTGGGCGCGGTGCACCCCAAGGCGCACACGCTGCGCGGCGAGCGGGCCACCGTGTCGGCCACCCTCTCGGCGCTCGACGGCGCGTCCTTCGCCCACTTCGCCACCCACGGCCACCACGAGCGCGAGAACGTGCTCTTCTCCCGCCTGGACCTGGCCGACGGCCCCCTCATGGCCCACGACCTGCAGCGCCTGGACAGGACGCCCGGGCACGTGGTGCTGTCGGCGTGCGACGTGGGCCAGGCGGTGGTCAGGGCGGGCGACGAGCTGCTGGGCTTCACCGCGGCCCTGCTCTACCTGGGCACGTCCACCGTCATCTCCAGCCTCACCCGCGTGCCCGACGCGGTGGCCGAGCAGGTCATGGTGGCCTACCACCGGGGAGTGGCACTCGGCGCGTCCCCCGCCGACGCGCTCGCGGCTGCCGCCGAGGGGGAGCCGGCGTGCACGTTCGTCTGCTTCGGGGCGGGCTGA
- a CDS encoding S8 family peptidase, producing the protein MTIDYIPEAPKSGPAEQFGPSWQGFTLPREILDRHGAKVLDPWAVGLDDGETRPDTTVYRADVLLVPGHLLVNRDDTDFINTALADVGLKLSEESIERARRRQVDRETVWLPAVLTIGEGRLDVKADAWPALRAIRRALRRESRPLADRQGLEQICLDHLFVGSATSGIGSLDLGGEPATSGHAVTDEPGGHSRPGYGRTPVTVVAGPPRRRSLEELGGPRITVVTLDTGVAAHPWFRPVSDPDAFLTVDPAGQQLIEDSHPAYQGRDIAKLVGHEDLGHLPNPLVGTLNSHTGHGLMLAGLIAQIAPDARVLMYKVMHSDGVVPGEALHAALDRLVELLDGGQSVDVLCCSFGAFAETGSPAMQALFDKVNQLRARGVIVVNAAGNYATTRPFYLAALSETPVQGPPLAPMLGVAAKNPDGSIAIFSNEHPAVRWRAPGAMVVSTFPPQFHGAQNATLSTGERASLDGDAMGAHCAWSGTSFAAPIVAGAIAAELTKTVQQVGVSRVERARAAVDVLIDDKVARPEIVPI; encoded by the coding sequence ATGACGATCGACTACATCCCCGAGGCTCCCAAGAGCGGCCCCGCCGAGCAGTTCGGGCCGTCCTGGCAGGGTTTCACCCTCCCCCGGGAGATCCTGGACCGGCACGGAGCCAAGGTCCTCGACCCGTGGGCCGTCGGCCTGGACGACGGCGAGACCCGGCCCGACACGACGGTCTACCGCGCGGACGTGCTCCTCGTCCCCGGGCACCTGCTCGTCAACCGGGACGACACCGACTTCATCAACACGGCGCTGGCCGACGTCGGCCTCAAGCTGTCGGAGGAGAGCATCGAGCGGGCCCGCCGCAGGCAGGTGGACCGCGAGACCGTCTGGCTGCCCGCCGTCCTGACCATCGGCGAGGGGCGGCTCGACGTCAAGGCGGACGCCTGGCCGGCCCTGCGGGCCATCCGCCGCGCCCTGCGCCGGGAGTCCCGCCCCCTGGCCGACAGGCAGGGGCTCGAACAGATCTGCCTGGACCACCTGTTCGTGGGCTCGGCCACCAGCGGGATCGGCTCGCTCGACCTCGGCGGCGAGCCCGCCACCAGCGGGCACGCCGTCACCGACGAGCCCGGCGGCCACAGCCGCCCCGGCTACGGCCGCACCCCCGTCACCGTGGTGGCGGGGCCGCCGCGCCGCCGCTCGCTCGAAGAGCTCGGCGGGCCCAGGATCACCGTGGTCACCCTCGACACCGGCGTGGCCGCGCACCCCTGGTTCAGGCCCGTGAGCGACCCCGACGCGTTCCTGACCGTCGACCCGGCCGGGCAGCAGCTCATCGAGGACAGCCACCCGGCCTACCAGGGCCGCGACATCGCCAAGCTCGTCGGGCACGAGGACCTCGGCCACCTGCCCAACCCGCTGGTCGGCACCCTCAACTCGCACACCGGCCACGGCCTCATGCTGGCCGGCCTCATCGCGCAGATCGCGCCCGACGCCCGCGTCCTGATGTACAAGGTCATGCACAGCGACGGCGTGGTGCCCGGCGAGGCCCTGCACGCGGCGCTCGACCGCCTGGTGGAGCTGCTGGACGGCGGCCAGTCCGTGGACGTGCTGTGCTGCTCCTTCGGCGCCTTCGCCGAGACCGGCAGCCCCGCCATGCAGGCACTGTTCGACAAGGTCAACCAGCTCCGGGCGCGCGGCGTCATCGTGGTCAACGCCGCCGGCAACTACGCCACCACCAGGCCGTTCTACCTCGCCGCCCTCTCCGAGACCCCCGTGCAGGGGCCGCCGCTCGCGCCCATGCTCGGCGTCGCCGCCAAGAACCCCGACGGCAGCATCGCCATCTTCAGCAACGAGCACCCCGCCGTACGGTGGCGGGCGCCCGGCGCCATGGTCGTCAGCACGTTCCCGCCCCAGTTCCACGGCGCCCAGAACGCCACGCTCAGCACCGGCGAGCGGGCCTCGCTCGACGGCGACGCCATGGGGGCGCACTGCGCCTGGAGCGGCACGTCCTTCGCGGCGCCGATCGTCGCGGGCGCCATCGCCGCCGAGCTGACCAAGACCGTCCAGCAGGTGGGCGTGAGCCGGGTCGAACGGGCCAGGGCCGCCGTCGACGTCCTGATCGACGACAAGGTCGCGCGGCCGGAAATCGTGCCGATCTGA
- a CDS encoding RNA polymerase sigma factor, with product MTGDPALGRAPTARAERRDRLAALLIEARQGNSAALDAIVAELTPVLWHTARNQGLSQQAAEDVIQTTWLTLLRHLHAISVPGALIEWLVTTTRREAWRVSRASRKDDLPGDDTFDELPDSVLTPDELLVDDERRRALWHAVESLPKRCAELLRIVAFVPRPHYDAVAAALGMPLGSIGPTRGRCFAKLRLLLAKDPDWSS from the coding sequence ATGACCGGCGACCCCGCACTCGGACGTGCGCCCACCGCCCGCGCCGAGCGCCGCGACCGGCTCGCCGCGCTGCTCATCGAGGCGCGGCAGGGCAACAGCGCCGCGCTCGACGCCATCGTCGCCGAGCTGACCCCCGTGCTCTGGCACACCGCGCGCAACCAGGGCCTGAGCCAGCAGGCCGCCGAGGACGTCATCCAGACCACCTGGCTCACGCTGCTGCGGCACCTGCACGCCATCTCCGTCCCCGGCGCGCTCATCGAATGGCTCGTCACCACCACCCGCCGCGAGGCGTGGCGCGTCAGCCGCGCCTCGCGCAAGGACGACCTGCCCGGCGACGACACCTTCGACGAGCTGCCCGACAGCGTGCTGACCCCCGACGAGCTGCTCGTGGACGACGAGCGGCGCCGCGCGCTCTGGCACGCGGTCGAGAGCCTGCCCAAGCGGTGCGCCGAGCTGCTCAGGATCGTCGCCTTCGTGCCGCGCCCCCACTACGACGCGGTGGCGGCCGCGCTCGGCATGCCGCTGGGCAGCATCGGGCCCACCCGCGGCCGGTGCTTCGCGAAGCTCCGCCTCCTGCTCGCGAAGGACCCGGATTGGAGTTCCTGA
- a CDS encoding DUF418 domain-containing protein, with the protein MDRRIDALDVLRGAAILGTLGTNIWIFTDPAGPLAFLSFGGDPGVVEAFLRFLSNGKFLGLLTLLFGVGLELQYRSAARRGVPWPGRYLWRAALLLVEGTLHFVLVFEFDVLMGYAITSMIVAYLIGRSDRVVTAWMAVAGTLLVTMVGLVTLALLAAPPGGAGAVAYPRSWLDQVRLRLDNLLVFRAELIFIVPLGIVLFLLGARLLRAGVFDERGARLRGRLMAVGLGVGVPLNLLTSFAGPAWFMVDRYLMAPLVALGLLALVTSIVLAMKGEPGVLRRGLTDVGRTALSCYVFQNLAAGLLCYGWGLGLATRFDELRPWWVPVAWGGICLMFMVASSLWLRRFGRGPLELAWQWAYQAPFRTRAAAGR; encoded by the coding sequence GTGGACAGACGCATCGACGCCCTGGACGTCCTGCGCGGCGCGGCCATCCTCGGCACGCTGGGCACCAACATCTGGATCTTCACCGACCCCGCGGGCCCGCTGGCGTTCCTGAGCTTCGGCGGGGACCCCGGCGTGGTGGAGGCGTTCCTGCGGTTCCTGTCCAACGGCAAGTTCCTCGGGCTGCTCACGCTCCTCTTCGGCGTCGGGCTGGAGCTGCAGTATCGCAGCGCGGCGCGCAGGGGCGTGCCGTGGCCCGGCCGCTACCTGTGGCGGGCGGCGCTGCTGCTGGTGGAGGGGACGCTGCACTTCGTCCTGGTCTTCGAGTTCGACGTGCTGATGGGGTACGCGATCACCTCCATGATCGTGGCGTACCTGATCGGGCGGAGCGACCGGGTCGTCACAGCCTGGATGGCCGTGGCGGGCACGCTGCTCGTGACCATGGTGGGGCTGGTCACGCTGGCCCTGCTGGCGGCGCCGCCCGGCGGGGCGGGGGCGGTCGCGTACCCGCGGAGCTGGCTGGACCAGGTGCGGCTGCGTCTGGACAACCTGCTGGTGTTCCGCGCCGAGCTGATCTTCATCGTGCCGCTGGGCATCGTGCTGTTCCTGCTCGGCGCCCGCTTGCTGCGCGCCGGCGTGTTCGACGAGCGGGGCGCGCGGCTGCGCGGCCGGCTGATGGCGGTCGGCCTGGGGGTCGGTGTGCCGCTGAACCTGCTGACCTCCTTCGCGGGCCCCGCCTGGTTCATGGTGGACCGCTACCTCATGGCGCCGCTGGTCGCGCTGGGCCTGCTGGCGCTGGTCACCTCGATCGTGCTCGCCATGAAGGGCGAGCCGGGCGTGCTGCGCAGGGGGCTGACCGACGTCGGCCGTACGGCGCTGTCCTGCTACGTGTTCCAGAACCTGGCCGCGGGCCTGCTCTGCTACGGCTGGGGCCTGGGCCTGGCCACCCGGTTCGACGAGCTGCGGCCCTGGTGGGTGCCGGTGGCGTGGGGCGGGATCTGCCTGATGTTCATGGTGGCGTCGTCGCTGTGGCTGCGCCGGTTCGGGCGCGGGCCGCTGGAGCTGGCCTGGCAGTGGGCGTACCAGGCGCCGTTCAGGACGCGTGCCGCGGCCGGACGATAG
- a CDS encoding DMT family transporter, which produces MTARPLDWLLAFAGGVLLTLMTQANAVLARHTDAFYASWAAHALGAVVAFLLVLTIARRKPPAQEPEAGGTPLWYYLGGIPGALVVVLSAIAVNSELALAGTIALMLTGQLVFGTAADHLGLLHTPRRRVTAMDLAVAGCVLAGSVLIVLGGA; this is translated from the coding sequence ATGACCGCGCGCCCGCTCGACTGGCTGCTGGCGTTCGCGGGCGGCGTGCTGCTGACGCTGATGACCCAGGCCAACGCCGTGCTCGCGCGCCACACCGACGCGTTCTACGCCTCCTGGGCCGCGCACGCGCTCGGCGCCGTGGTCGCGTTCCTCCTGGTGCTGACCATCGCCCGCCGCAAGCCGCCCGCGCAGGAGCCGGAGGCGGGCGGGACACCGCTCTGGTACTACCTGGGCGGCATCCCGGGCGCGCTCGTGGTCGTCCTGTCGGCGATCGCGGTCAACAGCGAGCTGGCCCTGGCCGGGACCATCGCCCTCATGCTCACCGGGCAGCTCGTGTTCGGCACCGCCGCCGACCATCTCGGCCTGCTGCACACCCCCAGGCGCCGCGTCACGGCCATGGACCTGGCGGTCGCCGGGTGCGTGCTCGCGGGCAGCGTGCTGATCGTGCTCGGCGGAGCGTGA